The following proteins are co-located in the Deinococcus metallilatus genome:
- a CDS encoding M3 family metallopeptidase — MTQAPPAPNGRQHSQSDNPLLNVGFRIPFDQIRPEHAEPAVDTLLAQTQERLERLAQAPERAYADFMADLDQLTEQLDTVGVIVSHLDSVVTSPEWQAARRAILPKVTEFYTQLSLHPGLWAALKGFAETEAGRALDPVRARHLKLTIDEFRREGADLPEAEKARLLEVNTRLAQITNDFAKNVLDATAAYELYVPAERLAGVPERVRQATRLDAEGHGQAGHRLTLHQPVAEPVLTYADDRELRRELWQAQNSVGMQPGRDNRPLVLEILKLRREQAHLLGFRDFADYVLEDRMAGGGERALAFERDLEARIRPYFERENAELEAFYREQTGPDAPPLEAWDVAYWAEKQRQAKYDFDEEALRPYFELDNVMAGLFEIVRRVFGITVKEAQAPGWHPEVRYYDIFDEAGTHVASFYTDWFPRDSKRSGAWMNAFVTGGPREQGVDPHLGLMCGNMTPPSGDRPALLSIREVETVFHEFGHLLHHALSKVPVRNLSGTRVAWDFVELPSQIMENWVLEREALDLFARHYQTGERLPDELFDRLVAARNYRAANAAMRQLSFGTVDLELHVEFDPDAPGADPVREAREIMARFYPYPLPEDFARIAQFGHLFSSPVGYGAGYYSYKWAEVLDADAFSRFAAEGIFNRETGRAYVDTILSQGNSKEAAQLYRDFMGRDPDAEALLRRSGLVEA, encoded by the coding sequence ATGACCCAGGCACCGCCTGCACCCAATGGACGCCAGCACAGTCAGAGTGACAATCCCCTGCTGAACGTCGGCTTCCGCATTCCCTTCGACCAGATTCGGCCCGAACATGCCGAACCCGCCGTGGACACGCTGCTGGCGCAGACGCAGGAACGGCTGGAACGGCTCGCCCAGGCGCCGGAGCGCGCTTACGCGGACTTCATGGCCGACCTCGACCAGCTCACCGAGCAGCTCGACACGGTGGGCGTGATCGTCAGTCACCTCGACAGCGTGGTCACCAGCCCCGAGTGGCAGGCGGCGCGGCGCGCGATTCTGCCCAAAGTGACCGAGTTCTACACCCAGCTCAGCCTCCATCCCGGCCTGTGGGCGGCGCTGAAGGGCTTCGCGGAGACGGAGGCGGGCCGGGCCCTCGACCCGGTGCGCGCGCGGCACCTCAAGCTCACCATCGACGAGTTCCGCCGCGAGGGGGCCGACCTGCCCGAGGCGGAAAAGGCCCGGCTGCTGGAAGTGAACACCCGGCTGGCGCAGATCACCAACGACTTTGCCAAGAACGTGCTGGACGCGACCGCCGCTTATGAACTGTACGTGCCCGCCGAGCGGCTGGCCGGTGTGCCGGAGCGCGTCCGCCAGGCCACCCGGCTGGACGCCGAGGGGCACGGCCAGGCAGGCCACCGCCTCACGCTGCATCAGCCGGTCGCCGAACCGGTCCTCACCTATGCCGACGACCGCGAGTTGCGCCGCGAGCTGTGGCAGGCGCAGAACTCGGTGGGCATGCAGCCGGGCCGCGACAACCGCCCGCTGGTGCTGGAGATTCTGAAGCTGCGCCGGGAGCAGGCCCACCTGCTGGGCTTCCGCGACTTTGCCGACTACGTGCTGGAAGACCGCATGGCGGGCGGCGGCGAGCGGGCGCTGGCCTTCGAGCGCGACCTCGAAGCGCGCATCCGCCCCTACTTCGAGCGGGAGAATGCCGAGCTGGAAGCCTTCTACCGCGAGCAAACCGGACCGGACGCGCCCCCGCTGGAAGCCTGGGACGTGGCGTACTGGGCCGAGAAGCAGCGCCAGGCGAAGTACGACTTCGACGAGGAGGCCCTGCGCCCCTACTTCGAGCTGGACAACGTCATGGCGGGCCTCTTCGAGATCGTGCGGCGGGTGTTCGGCATCACGGTGAAAGAAGCGCAGGCCCCCGGCTGGCATCCCGAGGTGCGCTACTACGACATCTTCGACGAGGCGGGCACCCACGTCGCCTCCTTCTACACCGACTGGTTCCCGCGTGACAGCAAGCGTTCGGGGGCGTGGATGAACGCCTTCGTGACGGGCGGGCCGCGCGAGCAGGGCGTGGACCCCCACCTGGGCCTGATGTGCGGCAACATGACGCCGCCCAGCGGGGACCGCCCCGCCCTGCTCTCCATCCGCGAGGTCGAGACGGTCTTCCACGAGTTCGGGCACCTGCTGCACCACGCGCTGTCAAAGGTGCCGGTGCGGAACCTCAGCGGCACCCGCGTGGCCTGGGACTTCGTGGAGCTGCCCTCGCAGATCATGGAGAACTGGGTGCTGGAACGGGAGGCGCTGGACCTCTTCGCGCGGCACTACCAGACGGGCGAGCGGCTGCCGGACGAACTGTTTGACCGCCTGGTCGCCGCCCGCAACTACCGCGCCGCGAACGCCGCCATGCGCCAGCTCTCCTTCGGGACGGTGGACCTGGAACTGCACGTCGAATTCGACCCGGACGCGCCCGGTGCGGACCCCGTCAGGGAGGCGCGCGAGATCATGGCCCGCTTCTACCCCTATCCCCTCCCCGAAGACTTCGCCCGCATCGCGCAGTTCGGCCACCTGTTCAGCAGCCCGGTCGGCTACGGGGCCGGGTACTACTCCTACAAGTGGGCCGAGGTGCTGGATGCCGACGCCTTCAGCCGGTTTGCCGCTGAGGGCATCTTCAACCGCGAGACGGGCCGCGCGTACGTGGACACCATCCTGAGCCAGGGCAACAGCAAGGAGGCCGCCCAGCTCTACCGCGACTTCATGGGCCGTGACCCCGACGCGGAGGCGCTGCTGCGGCGTAGCGGACTTGTGGAAGCGTAA
- a CDS encoding GNAT family N-acetyltransferase, with the protein MDALTSPPPLPADLNLRPAASADLPRVAAFLTTAHPDSPVSLEDLERLEAGRLEGEPFVRILAVQAGELVGLAETGVPRMDGHPGWLDVTVRTLPELAGGTLAEALLAQAEANARQNGAHTLVSRVREDWWEKPFLEARGYREHDRMWSSTLDLRTLNFARFAGQEARARAAGLRILPLSELVGNFDEAAQRRLYTLIAALLLDVPSTTQVSVWPFEVWQRRVSGRINPAGEFIAVAPNGEWVGVSELHQPIPTRPGTLHNGLTGVLPAWRGHGVASALKLAAARAALSRGYTHARTSNHSVNRPMLAINERLGFVREAATVTLKKACGA; encoded by the coding sequence ATGGACGCCCTGACCTCTCCCCCACCCCTCCCGGCCGACCTCAACCTGCGCCCCGCCGCGTCCGCCGATCTGCCCCGCGTGGCCGCGTTTCTGACCACCGCGCACCCGGACTCCCCCGTCAGCCTAGAAGACCTGGAGCGCCTGGAGGCGGGCCGTCTGGAAGGCGAACCCTTTGTGCGAATACTGGCCGTGCAGGCGGGCGAACTCGTGGGCCTCGCGGAGACGGGCGTGCCGCGCATGGACGGGCATCCGGGATGGCTGGACGTGACCGTCCGCACCCTGCCGGAACTGGCGGGGGGAACGCTGGCGGAGGCGCTGCTCGCCCAGGCCGAGGCGAACGCCCGCCAGAACGGCGCGCACACTCTGGTTTCCCGCGTGCGTGAGGACTGGTGGGAAAAACCCTTTCTGGAGGCGCGCGGCTACCGGGAACACGACCGGATGTGGTCCAGCACGCTCGACCTGCGGACCCTGAATTTCGCGCGCTTCGCCGGGCAGGAGGCCAGAGCGCGGGCGGCAGGTCTCCGTATCCTGCCCCTCAGCGAACTGGTGGGCAACTTCGACGAGGCGGCCCAGCGCCGCCTGTATACGCTGATCGCCGCCCTGCTCCTCGACGTGCCCAGCACGACGCAGGTCAGTGTCTGGCCCTTCGAGGTCTGGCAGCGGCGCGTGTCCGGGCGGATCAACCCGGCAGGCGAATTTATCGCGGTGGCGCCGAATGGCGAGTGGGTGGGGGTCAGCGAACTGCACCAGCCCATCCCCACCCGTCCCGGCACCCTGCACAACGGCCTGACCGGCGTGTTGCCCGCCTGGCGCGGGCACGGCGTCGCCTCCGCCCTGAAACTCGCGGCGGCCCGCGCGGCCCTGAGCCGCGGCTATACGCACGCCCGCACCAGCAACCACTCCGTCAACCGGCCCATGCTCGCCATCAACGAGCGGCTGGGGTTCGTGCGGGAGGCGGCAACGGTGACGCTGAAAAAGGCCTGTGGCGCGTAG
- the queA gene encoding tRNA preQ1(34) S-adenosylmethionine ribosyltransferase-isomerase QueA — translation MNPDAVLARLAFDLPPERIAQTGAEPRDSSRLMVVGEAGLAHRVFRDLPELLRAGDVLVFNESRVIPARVMARKPVTPGGFGGGQVEVLLLREEEQHVWSAYLKPAKRAGKELWLGQHRAEVVGVLPDGARLLRFERDIKPHLDEIGRLPLPPYIDAGDSDETWRERYQTVYARTPGSVAAPTAGLHFTPELLARLDALGVERHALTLHVGAGTFRPITGSVADHVMHAERYAISEGAARAINRAKAEGRRVVAVGTTTVRALESSANEDGTVNPGEGDTSIFITPGTPVRVPDLLVTNLHLPGSTLLLLVAAFAGEARIKAAYDAALAEGYRFYSLGDAMLLERGL, via the coding sequence ATGAACCCCGACGCCGTCCTCGCCCGCCTCGCCTTCGATCTGCCCCCCGAGCGCATCGCGCAGACGGGGGCCGAACCGCGTGATTCGTCGCGGCTGATGGTGGTGGGTGAGGCGGGCCTCGCGCACCGGGTCTTCCGCGATCTGCCGGAGTTGCTGCGGGCCGGGGACGTGCTGGTCTTCAACGAGAGCCGGGTGATTCCCGCCCGGGTGATGGCGCGCAAGCCCGTCACGCCGGGCGGCTTCGGCGGCGGGCAGGTCGAGGTGCTGTTGCTGCGAGAGGAGGAGCAGCACGTCTGGTCGGCCTACCTCAAACCCGCGAAACGGGCCGGGAAGGAGCTGTGGCTCGGACAGCACCGCGCGGAGGTGGTCGGCGTTCTGCCGGACGGCGCGCGCCTGCTGCGCTTCGAGCGCGACATCAAACCCCACCTGGACGAGATCGGGCGGCTGCCGCTGCCGCCGTACATCGACGCCGGGGACAGCGACGAGACGTGGCGGGAACGCTATCAGACGGTGTATGCCCGCACGCCTGGCAGCGTGGCGGCCCCCACGGCGGGCCTGCACTTCACGCCCGAACTGCTCGCCCGGCTGGACGCGCTGGGGGTGGAGCGGCACGCGCTGACCCTGCATGTCGGCGCGGGGACGTTCCGGCCCATCACCGGCAGCGTGGCCGACCACGTGATGCACGCCGAGCGGTACGCGATCAGCGAGGGGGCGGCGAGGGCGATCAACCGGGCCAAAGCGGAAGGCCGCCGCGTCGTCGCCGTCGGGACCACGACGGTCCGCGCCCTCGAAAGCAGCGCGAATGAGGACGGCACCGTCAATCCCGGCGAGGGCGACACGAGCATCTTCATCACACCGGGGACGCCGGTGCGGGTGCCCGATCTGCTGGTCACCAACCTGCACCTGCCCGGCAGCACCCTGCTGCTGCTGGTGGCCGCGTTCGCCGGAGAGGCGCGGATCAAGGCCGCCTACGACGCCGCGCTCGCGGAGGGCTACCGGTTCTATTCGCTGGGGGACGCGATGCTGCTGGAGAGGGGCTTGTAG
- a CDS encoding NYN domain-containing protein, translating to MQYVVSRPRVGVFIDTQNLYHSARDLLERTVNFETILRYATRERELVHAIAYTVEREGEATARPFIYKLSALGYKVRRMNLTLHHVTEGGKAIYEGNWDMGIVADMVRLLDHLDVVVLGSGDGDFTDVVEVLQERGKRVEVIAFREHTAQKLIDAADRFTHLPDIEDALMPARQKGEVRG from the coding sequence ATGCAGTACGTGGTTTCCCGCCCGCGCGTGGGCGTTTTTATTGACACGCAAAACCTCTACCACTCGGCCCGCGACCTGCTGGAGCGGACTGTCAACTTCGAGACGATCCTGCGCTACGCCACCCGCGAGCGCGAACTCGTCCACGCCATCGCCTACACCGTCGAGCGCGAGGGCGAGGCGACCGCGCGCCCCTTCATCTACAAGCTCTCGGCGCTGGGCTACAAGGTGCGCCGGATGAACCTCACGCTCCACCACGTCACCGAGGGCGGCAAGGCCATCTACGAGGGCAACTGGGACATGGGCATCGTGGCCGACATGGTGCGGCTGCTGGACCACCTCGACGTGGTGGTGCTGGGCAGCGGCGACGGCGACTTCACCGACGTGGTGGAGGTCTTGCAGGAGCGCGGCAAGCGCGTGGAGGTGATCGCCTTCCGCGAACACACCGCGCAGAAACTGATCGACGCCGCCGACCGCTTCACGCATCTGCCCGACATCGAGGACGCGCTGATGCCCGCCCGGCAGAAGGGGGAAGTGAGGGGTTAG
- a CDS encoding ion transporter: MRHPGEARAPWRVALGNIIFNNDTPAGRAFDLVLIVLIFVSILVVMLDSVGSIRATYGPLFEWAEWALTLVFTVEYVLRLISARHATHYATSFFGVVDLLSILPGYLDLLLPGANYLLIVRVLRLLRIFRILKLARYLNEASVLTEAMRASAAKITVFLAVVLTLVTIIGALMYVIEGPANGYTSIPTSIYWAIVTLTTVGFGDITPKTPLGKGLASLAMILGYGILAVPTGIVTVSLSRAQGRRRSERTCPRCGLQGHDADARYCKRCGELLPGSS, encoded by the coding sequence ATGAGGCATCCCGGTGAGGCACGCGCGCCCTGGCGGGTGGCCCTCGGCAACATCATCTTCAACAACGACACCCCGGCGGGACGGGCCTTTGACCTCGTGCTGATCGTGCTGATTTTCGTCAGCATCCTGGTGGTCATGCTGGACAGCGTCGGCAGCATCCGGGCCACGTACGGGCCGCTGTTCGAATGGGCCGAGTGGGCGCTGACACTGGTCTTCACGGTGGAGTACGTCCTCCGGCTGATTTCTGCCCGGCACGCCACGCACTACGCCACCAGCTTTTTCGGCGTCGTGGATTTGCTGTCCATCCTGCCCGGATATCTGGACCTGCTCCTGCCCGGGGCCAATTACCTGCTGATTGTCCGCGTGCTGCGGCTGCTGCGGATCTTCCGGATCTTGAAACTCGCCCGCTATCTCAACGAGGCGAGCGTCCTGACCGAAGCCATGCGCGCGAGCGCCGCCAAGATCACGGTCTTCCTGGCGGTCGTCCTGACGCTCGTGACCATCATCGGCGCGTTGATGTACGTCATAGAAGGCCCCGCGAACGGCTACACCAGCATTCCGACCAGCATCTACTGGGCCATCGTGACCCTCACCACCGTCGGCTTTGGGGACATCACGCCCAAGACGCCGCTGGGCAAGGGCCTGGCCTCGCTGGCCATGATCCTGGGCTACGGCATCCTGGCCGTGCCGACCGGCATCGTGACCGTCAGCCTTTCGCGCGCTCAGGGACGGCGGCGCTCAGAGCGCACCTGCCCGCGCTGCGGCCTTCAGGGGCACGACGCCGACGCCCGGTACTGCAAACGCTGCGGCGAACTCCTGCCCGGCTCTTCCTGA
- a CDS encoding aminopeptidase, protein MTKEASSPALDTARQAYEAFKARSLKLNMQRGQPADADFDLSNGLLTVLDEQDVKMDGLDLRNYPGGVAGLPSARALFAQYLDVKAENVLVWNNSSLELQGLVLTFALLHGVRGSTGPWLTQKPKMIVTVPGYDRHFLLLQTLGFELLTVDMQPDGPDVDAVERLAGTDASVKGILFVPTYSNPGGETISAEKARRLAGVQAAAPDFTLFADDAYRVHHLSAEDRAEPVNFVVLARDAGYPDRAFVFASTSKVTFASAGLGFVASSEDNIKWLSKYLNAQSIGPNKVEQARHVKFLTEYPGGLEGLMRDHAAIIAPKFRAVDEVLRAELGGEGEYATWNLPKGGYFISLDTVEPVADRVVELAEAAGVSLTPAGATYPAGQDPYNRNLRLAPTRPPVEEVRTAMEVVAACIRLATEEYRAAQG, encoded by the coding sequence ATGACGAAGGAAGCCTCCTCCCCGGCCCTCGATACGGCCCGCCAGGCGTACGAAGCCTTCAAGGCGCGCAGCCTCAAGCTCAACATGCAGCGCGGCCAGCCCGCCGACGCCGACTTCGACCTCTCGAATGGGCTGCTGACGGTGCTGGACGAGCAGGACGTGAAGATGGACGGCCTGGACCTGCGGAACTATCCCGGTGGCGTGGCAGGTCTGCCCTCGGCACGGGCGCTGTTCGCGCAGTACCTCGACGTGAAGGCCGAGAACGTGCTGGTGTGGAACAACTCCAGCCTGGAACTCCAGGGCCTGGTGCTGACCTTCGCGCTGCTGCACGGCGTGCGCGGCAGCACTGGCCCCTGGCTCACCCAGAAGCCCAAGATGATCGTGACCGTCCCCGGCTACGACCGCCACTTCCTGCTGCTGCAAACCCTGGGCTTCGAGCTGCTGACGGTGGACATGCAGCCTGACGGCCCGGACGTGGACGCCGTCGAGCGGCTGGCGGGGACGGACGCCTCGGTCAAGGGCATCCTGTTCGTGCCGACCTATTCCAACCCCGGCGGCGAGACGATCAGCGCGGAGAAGGCGCGGCGGCTGGCGGGCGTGCAGGCGGCAGCCCCCGACTTCACCCTCTTCGCGGACGACGCCTACCGGGTCCACCACCTCTCGGCAGAGGACCGCGCCGAGCCGGTGAATTTCGTGGTGCTCGCTCGTGACGCGGGCTACCCCGACCGGGCCTTCGTGTTCGCCAGCACCTCCAAGGTCACCTTTGCCAGCGCGGGCCTGGGCTTCGTGGCGAGCAGCGAGGACAACATCAAGTGGCTTTCCAAGTACCTCAACGCGCAGAGCATCGGCCCCAACAAGGTGGAGCAGGCGCGGCACGTGAAGTTCCTGACGGAATATCCGGGCGGCCTGGAGGGCCTGATGCGGGACCACGCCGCCATCATCGCCCCCAAGTTCCGCGCCGTGGACGAGGTGCTGCGTGCCGAATTGGGGGGGGAAGGCGAGTACGCCACCTGGAACCTGCCGAAGGGCGGCTACTTCATCAGCCTGGACACGGTGGAGCCGGTGGCGGACCGCGTGGTGGAACTCGCGGAGGCCGCTGGGGTCAGCCTCACCCCCGCCGGGGCGACGTACCCCGCAGGGCAGGACCCGTACAACCGGAACCTCCGCCTCGCGCCAACGCGCCCGCCGGTGGAGGAAGTGCGGACGGCGATGGAGGTGGTGGCGGCTTGCATCCGCCTGGCGACGGAGGAATACCGGGCGGCCCAGGGATAG
- the gdhA gene encoding NADP-specific glutamate dehydrogenase, which translates to METVLAKGNVGVRLEDFLNSVAARDPHQPDFLQAVREVAESLWPFLEQHPEYREARLLTRMVEPERAILFRVPWVDDAGEVQVNRGFRVQMSSALGPYKGGLRFHPSVTLDVMKFLAFEQVFKNSLTTLPMGGGKGGSDFDPKGKSDGEVMRFCQSFMTELYRHIGEEFDVPAGDIGVGAREIGYLYGQYKRITRQGGYVLTGKAPEYGGSLIRPEATGYGTVYFAQEMLARQGDDFAGKRVTVSGSGNVAQYAALKSMSLGAKVVSWSDSQGTVYDPEGLTEEKWHALMDLKNVRRGRLEEYAQQFRLEYLPGQTPWAIPCDIALPCATQNELNGEDARTLIGNGCLLVAEGANMPSTAEAVHIFTEQELLYAPGKASNAGGVAVSGLEMSQNAMRLSWTAQEVDQRLHGIMRSIHSVCVQYGTRPDGTVDYVKGANIGGFIKVADAMLAQGVV; encoded by the coding sequence ATGGAAACGGTTCTGGCGAAGGGCAACGTCGGGGTGCGGCTTGAAGACTTTCTGAACAGCGTGGCCGCGCGTGACCCGCACCAGCCGGATTTCCTGCAAGCCGTCCGCGAGGTGGCCGAGAGCCTGTGGCCCTTTCTGGAGCAGCACCCCGAGTACCGCGAGGCGCGGCTCCTGACGCGGATGGTGGAACCCGAGCGGGCGATCCTCTTCCGGGTGCCCTGGGTGGACGATGCCGGAGAGGTACAGGTGAACCGGGGCTTCCGCGTGCAGATGAGCAGCGCGCTGGGGCCGTACAAGGGCGGGCTGCGCTTTCACCCCAGCGTGACGCTGGACGTGATGAAGTTCCTGGCCTTTGAGCAGGTCTTCAAGAACAGCCTCACGACCCTGCCGATGGGCGGCGGCAAGGGCGGCAGCGATTTTGACCCCAAGGGCAAGAGCGACGGCGAGGTGATGCGCTTCTGCCAGTCCTTCATGACCGAGCTGTACCGCCACATCGGGGAGGAGTTCGACGTGCCCGCCGGGGACATCGGGGTGGGGGCGCGCGAGATCGGGTATCTGTACGGGCAGTACAAGCGTATCACGAGACAGGGTGGCTATGTCCTGACCGGCAAGGCGCCCGAGTACGGCGGCAGCCTGATCCGCCCGGAGGCGACCGGGTACGGGACCGTCTATTTCGCGCAGGAGATGCTGGCCCGCCAGGGGGACGACTTCGCTGGAAAACGGGTCACGGTCAGCGGCTCGGGGAACGTCGCGCAGTACGCCGCCCTCAAGAGCATGAGCCTGGGCGCGAAGGTCGTCTCGTGGAGCGACTCGCAGGGCACGGTGTACGACCCCGAAGGGCTGACGGAAGAGAAGTGGCACGCCCTGATGGACCTGAAGAACGTCCGCCGGGGACGGCTGGAGGAATACGCCCAGCAGTTCCGGCTGGAGTACCTCCCCGGCCAGACCCCCTGGGCCATTCCCTGCGACATCGCCCTCCCCTGCGCCACCCAGAACGAACTGAACGGCGAGGACGCCCGGACGCTGATCGGGAACGGCTGCCTCCTGGTGGCCGAGGGCGCCAACATGCCCTCCACGGCGGAGGCCGTTCACATCTTCACCGAGCAGGAGCTGCTCTACGCGCCGGGCAAGGCGTCCAACGCGGGCGGGGTGGCGGTGAGCGGGCTGGAGATGAGCCAGAACGCGATGCGGCTGTCGTGGACGGCGCAGGAGGTGGACCAGCGGCTACACGGCATCATGCGGAGTATCCATAGTGTCTGCGTGCAGTACGGCACCCGGCCTGACGGCACGGTGGATTACGTGAAGGGCGCGAATATCGGCGGCTTCATCAAGGTGGCGGACGCGATGCTGGCGCAGGGCGTCGTCTGA
- a CDS encoding MarR family winged helix-turn-helix transcriptional regulator: protein MPTRYAGSEEERAALDAYIKLWRAAHAVEVGANRHLADHGLTISQFGVLEALYHLGPLSQRQLADKILRSSGNLTMVIDNLERDGLVRRERDPQDRRVMKVFLTEAGEALVTRVLPDHVRGIRSVFSGLTPEELGQLAALTRKLGKGLAEPAAEAPARVRRSRDPDL, encoded by the coding sequence ATGCCCACCCGTTACGCAGGGTCAGAGGAGGAACGCGCCGCGCTCGACGCCTATATCAAGCTGTGGCGTGCGGCGCATGCCGTCGAGGTGGGCGCGAACCGCCACCTGGCGGACCACGGGCTGACCATCAGCCAGTTCGGCGTGCTGGAGGCGCTGTACCACCTGGGGCCACTCAGCCAGCGGCAACTGGCGGACAAGATTCTGCGGTCGAGCGGCAACCTCACGATGGTGATCGACAACCTGGAGCGGGACGGGCTGGTGCGCCGCGAGCGCGATCCCCAGGACCGCCGGGTGATGAAGGTCTTCCTGACCGAGGCGGGCGAGGCGCTGGTGACGCGCGTGCTGCCCGACCACGTGCGGGGCATCCGGAGCGTGTTCAGCGGGCTGACCCCGGAGGAACTGGGCCAACTGGCCGCCCTGACACGCAAGCTCGGGAAGGGCCTGGCCGAACCCGCAGCGGAGGCCCCGGCGAGAGTCAGGCGGTCACGCGACCCCGATCTCTAG
- a CDS encoding VOC family protein, whose product MMPSSPIPGTTPVQGLHHVTVMASDPQRNIDFYSQTLGQRLVKVTVNFDDPGTYHFYYGDLTGQPGTIMTHFPWPDAKRGVRGNGEVVATAYSAPRASESYWKARLTEQGFAFRESERFGDKVLTFEDPDGTWVELVFEDGQPVQSWPASPVPAEHALRGFHSVTAWVRDTKPVRDLLVGQLGFTEAGSEPDAEGTRTRFQGSGEGVGLFVDVVERPGKPRGNFGAGSIHHVALRTRDDAEQEAYLAGLSEAGYLPTPVQDRQYFHSIYFREPNGVLFEIATDAPGFTDDEPVEELGRHLKLPTWFEPRRATIEAHVPKIVNREYGVTLGTRDLGAGEAAEAQATPAAQGVQVYAAGRPLGQARVAAVLLHGRGGSAPDILSLADELNLSAFAYLAPQAEGNSWYPLSFLAPVQQNQPYLDRALATVDAVLNELEAQGIPAQNVVLGGFSQGACLALEYASRAGRKLGGVVAFSGGLITLDRTGDLHGTPVFMGVAPDDAHIPLARFEESAARLRARGAQVDDRVYPGLGHSINRDELDAARRIMQGVAGQL is encoded by the coding sequence ATGATGCCTTCCTCCCCCATTCCCGGCACCACGCCGGTCCAGGGCCTGCACCACGTCACGGTGATGGCGAGCGATCCGCAGCGCAACATCGACTTCTACTCGCAGACGCTGGGGCAGCGGCTGGTCAAGGTCACCGTGAACTTCGACGACCCCGGCACCTACCACTTCTATTACGGCGACCTCACCGGGCAACCGGGCACGATCATGACTCACTTTCCCTGGCCGGACGCGAAAAGGGGTGTGCGCGGCAACGGCGAGGTGGTGGCGACCGCGTACAGCGCCCCCCGCGCGAGCGAAAGCTACTGGAAGGCCCGCCTGACCGAACAGGGCTTCGCCTTCCGTGAGAGCGAGCGTTTTGGGGACAAGGTACTGACCTTCGAGGACCCTGATGGGACCTGGGTGGAACTGGTCTTCGAGGACGGGCAGCCCGTCCAGTCCTGGCCCGCCAGCCCAGTTCCCGCCGAACATGCCCTGCGCGGCTTTCACTCGGTCACGGCCTGGGTGAGAGACACCAAGCCGGTCCGCGACCTGCTGGTGGGGCAGCTGGGCTTCACTGAGGCGGGCAGCGAGCCGGACGCGGAAGGCACACGCACCCGCTTTCAGGGCAGCGGGGAAGGCGTGGGCCTGTTCGTGGACGTGGTGGAGCGGCCGGGCAAGCCGCGTGGCAACTTCGGCGCGGGCAGCATCCACCACGTCGCCCTGCGGACCAGGGACGACGCCGAGCAGGAGGCGTACCTCGCGGGGCTGAGTGAGGCGGGCTACCTGCCCACGCCCGTGCAGGACCGCCAGTATTTCCACTCCATCTATTTCCGCGAGCCGAACGGCGTCCTGTTCGAGATCGCCACCGACGCCCCCGGCTTCACAGACGACGAGCCGGTGGAGGAACTGGGCAGGCATCTCAAGCTGCCGACGTGGTTTGAGCCGAGGCGCGCGACCATCGAGGCGCATGTGCCGAAGATCGTGAACCGCGAGTACGGCGTGACCCTCGGGACGCGGGACCTGGGGGCGGGTGAGGCCGCAGAGGCCCAGGCCACGCCCGCCGCCCAGGGCGTGCAGGTGTACGCGGCGGGCCGTCCGCTGGGGCAGGCTCGCGTGGCGGCGGTGCTGCTGCACGGGCGGGGCGGCAGTGCGCCGGACATCCTCTCGCTCGCGGACGAACTGAATCTCAGTGCGTTCGCGTACCTCGCCCCACAGGCGGAGGGAAACAGTTGGTATCCCCTGTCCTTCCTCGCCCCCGTCCAGCAGAACCAGCCCTATCTGGACCGCGCCCTTGCCACGGTGGACGCCGTGCTGAACGAGCTGGAGGCGCAGGGCATCCCGGCGCAGAACGTGGTGCTGGGCGGCTTTTCGCAGGGCGCCTGTCTCGCGCTGGAGTACGCCAGCCGCGCGGGCCGGAAGCTGGGCGGCGTGGTGGCCTTCAGCGGCGGCCTGATCACGCTGGACCGGACGGGCGACCTGCACGGCACCCCGGTCTTCATGGGCGTCGCGCCCGACGACGCGCACATTCCCCTCGCGCGCTTCGAGGAGAGCGCCGCCCGGCTCCGCGCACGGGGCGCACAGGTGGATGACCGCGTGTATCCAGGGCTGGGCCACAGCATCAACCGCGACGAACTCGACGCTGCCCGCCGGATCATGCAGGGGGTGGCGGGGCAGCTTTGA